The following proteins come from a genomic window of Metarhizium brunneum chromosome 2, complete sequence:
- the rpl13 gene encoding 60S ribosomal protein eL13: MAIKHNQKIVNNHFRKDWQRRVRTHFDQPGKKASRRVARQAKAAALAPRPVDKLRPIVRCPTIKYNRKVRAGRGFTLTELKEAGIARPLARTIGISVDHRRQNLSEESLAVNVARLKAYKERLILLPRKSNAPKKGDTKTDLSKVNTATSISSVLPIAPTDIAVKEIKKSEMPKPIDGGAYAALRMARSNKRYQGAREKRIRDKAEAETAKK; the protein is encoded by the exons ATG GCGATCAAGCACAACCAGAAGATTGTCAACAACC ACTTCCGCAAGGACTGGCAGCGACGGGTTCGCACCCACTTCGACCAG CCCGGAAAGAAGGCCTCGCGCCGTGTTGCTCGtcaggccaaggctgctgctctggctcCTCGCCCCGTCGACAAGCTGCGTCCCATTGTCCGATGCCCTACTATCAAGTACAACCGCAAGGTCCGCGCCGGCCGGGGTTTCACCCTGACTGAGCTCAAG GAGGCTGGCATCGCCCGACCTTTGGCCCGCACCATCGGTATCTCCGTCGACCACCGTCGCCAGAACCTCTCCGAGGAGAGCCTGGCCGTCAACGTGGCCCGTCTCAAGGCCTACAAGGAGCGCTTGATCTTGCTGCCGCGCAAGTCCAACGCCCCCAAGAAGGGTGACACCAAGACCGACCTCTCCAAGGTCAACACGGCCACTAGCATCTCATCTGTCCTGCCCATCGCCCCCACCGACATTGCTGTCAAGGAGATTAAGAAGAGCGAGATGCCCAAGCCCATCGACGGTGGTGCTTACGCTGCTCTGCGCATGGCCCGAAGCAACAAGCGATACCAGGGTGCTCGCGAGAAGCGTATTAGAGATAAGGCGGAGGCCGAGACTGCTAAGAAATAA
- the PEX30 gene encoding Peroxisomal membrane protein PEX30 has protein sequence MSSRDDASSASTYESQNATGLPPTYASFSPVTLSAKTPSRSARRSNILVHQKSPLLLATPPQVTRALAYSHPFLLPLNKFVGLLTWSTGDPWQSFLLLSAFWLVVLYGDVVVRRAGPVVIGMVIIAGMYGRRYSPLSSSGWAEPARPTKDASSVSTASAAASHGEGASSKKAKHQRAASEITSTKHQKTLDEIVETLKEFTGRCNVLMEPLLEMTDFLSTQRTPTSATTKPALTAMFVRLLIVTPFWLALTMPPFHVITTRRVVLVVGTILLTWHARPLRVTRTLLWRSSLVRRSAAAITGLRFDGPLKTGHKLAAEAAKSHAAAAGKGNRKAGRSKSSGVKFTFIIYENQRRWVGLGWTASLFAYERPAWTDEHNNPVPSRDEFELPDVEDGSRMRWQWVEGSQWRVDGVPDEKGPVDYDGEEGKNGWIYYDNKWQYGRRGQDGWVKWTRRRKWYRDAELVEVDESDQHVQLVPGQNGTSKSPKKDYKKGYSTSDEKMVPVRAEPQPTAGDQPGTDDDGASILSTSSKSSFWPSSFRRRAVEKSSTLAEKGQPRNIAEPVPDDDASGLDLETELELQKQGKDGGRWGIGDEAHMNLE, from the exons ATGTCTTCACGCGACGACGCCTCTTCGGCCTCGACATATGAGTCGCAGAACGCGACCGGGCTGCCGCCGACGTACGCCTCCTTCTCCCCCGTCACCCTGTCCGCCAAGACGCCTTCGCGATCTGCTCGCCGTTCGAACATCCTAGTCCATCAAAAGAgtccgctgctgctggccactCCACCGCAAGTCACCCGTGCTCTTGCGTACAGTCACCCCTTTCTGCTGCCGCTGAACAAGTTTGTTGGCCTGTTGACATGGAGCACCGGTGATCCGTGGCAGAGCTTTCTGCTGCTGTCAGCCTTTTGGCTGGTAGTGCTATACGGAGATGTCGTGGTGCGAAGAGCCGGTCCCGTGGTAATCGGCATGGTCATCATCGCCGGCATGTATGGACGACGATACAGCCCATTAAGCAGCAGCGGCTGGGCTGAGCCGGCTCGACCGACCAAGGATGCGTCTAGTGTCAGCACCGCTTCGGCTGCCGCATCCCACGGCGAAGGGGCCAGCTCTAAAAAGGCTAAGCACCAAAGGGCTGCGTCTGAAATCACAAGCACCAAACACCAGAAAACGCTTGACGAGATTGTCGAGACGCTAAAAGAGTTTACTGGTCGATGCAATGTTCTGATGGAACCATTGCTGGAAATGACAGACTTTCTCAGCACACAGCGAACCCCCACGAGTGCAACCACGAAACCCGCCTTGACAGCCATGTTTGTGAGACTTCTTATTGTAACTCCCTTCTGGCTCGCCTTGACAATGCCGCCATTCCACGTCATCACCACTCGTCGTGTTGTTTTGGTGGTTGGCACAATCCTATTGACTTGGCATGCGAGGCCCTTGAGAGTGACGAGAACTCTTCTGTGGAGGAGCTCGCTTGTCAGACGGTCCGCAGCGGCAATCACCGGGCTCCGTTTTGACGGGCCTCTCAAGACCGGACACAAGCTGGCTGCCGAAGCGGCCAAGAGccacgccgccgctgccggcAAAGGGAACCGCAAGGCTGGGCGCAGCAAAAGCTCTGGCGTCAAGTTCACATTCATCATTTACGAAAACCAGCGTCGTTGGGTTGGTTTGGGTTGGACAGCGAGTCTCTTTGCTTACGAACGCCCTGCGTGGACTGACGAGCACAACAACCCTGTGCCGTCTAGGGATGAGTTTGAGCTgcccgacgtcgaggacggGAGCAGGATGCGTTGGCAATGGGTCGAGGGCAGTCAGTGGAGAGTGGATGGTGTGCCTGATGAGAAAGGGCCTGTCGACTatgacggcgaggagggcaagaATGGCTGGATATACTATGACAACAAG TGGCAATATGGTCGACGGGGTCAGGACGGCTGGGTAAAGTGGACTCGGCGACGGAAGTGGTACCGAGATGCCGAGCTCGTTGAAGTCGATGAATCAGACCAGCATGTACAACTCGTGCCGGGCCAGAACGGTACCTCCAAGTCACCGAAGAAGGACTACAAGAAGGGCTACTCTACTTCTGATGAGAAAATGGTACCAGTTCGTGCCGAGCCGCAACCCACGGCCGGTGACCAACCTggcaccgacgacgacggtgcaTCAATCCTCTCCACCTCTTCCAAATCATCATTCTGGCCCTCGTCATTCAGGAGACGGGCGGTGGAGAAGTCGAGCACATTGGCAGAAAAGGGCCAACCGAGGAACATTGCCGAGCCAGTACCCGACGATGATGCCAGCGGGCTAGATTTAGAAACGGAGTTGGAATTACAAAAGCAAGGCAAGGACGGCGGCCGATGGGGTATTGGGGATGAAGCACACATGAATCTGGAATGA
- the ARO4 gene encoding Phospho-2-dehydro-3-deoxyheptonate aldolase, tyrosine-inhibited: MPALDLQQPLAADDTRILGQDPLIPPALLTSELPMTDSAVRTVIKGRNDAADIVTGHSDRLLVVVGPCSIHDPAAAHEYAARLKALSEKLADDLCIVMRAYLEKPRTTVGWKGLINDPDIDSSFQINKGLRVSRQLFVDLTSNGMPIASEMLDTISPQFLADCISVGAIGARTTESQLHRELASGLSFPVGFKNGTDGNLGVAIDAIGAAAAKHHFMGVTKQGLAAITRTKGNEHGFVILRGGSRGPNFDKENVQAAKKSLSDKSQKLAIMIDCSHGNSQKNHNNQPKVAKVVADQLREGEKAIIGVMIESNINEGNQKVPPEGPSGLKKGVSITDACINWEDTITVLEDLAAAVRTRREINGRSTNGHAKVSLVEEA; encoded by the exons ATGCCCGCGCTTGACTTGCAACAGCCGCTGGCGGCCGATGATACCAGAA TTCTCGGCCAGGATCCTCTGATCCCACCAGCTCTGCTCACCTCTGAACTCCCCATGACCGACAGTGCCGTCCGGACCGTCATCAAGGGCCGAAATGATGCCGCCGATATTGTCACGGGCCACAGTGACCGGCTCTTGGTCGTTGTCGGCCCGTGTTCCATCCACGaccctgctgctgcccacGAGTACGCCGCCAGACTCAAGGCACTCTCCGAGAAGCTTGCCGACGACTTGTGCATAGTTATGCGTGCCTACCTCGAGAAGCCCAGAACCACCGTTGGCTGGAAAGGTCTGATTAATGACCCTGATATCGACTCATCCTTCCAGATTAATAAGGGCCTAAGAGTTTCCCGTCAACTCTTCGTCGACCTTACTTCCAATGGCATGCCCATTGCTAGCGAGATGCTTGACACCATCTCCCCTCAGTTTTTGGCTGACTGTATCTCTGTCGGTGCAATTGGTGCCCGAACCACCGAGTCCCAGCTACATCGTGAGCTGGCCTCCGGATTGTCTTTCCCTGTCGGGTTCAAAAACGGAACTGATGGAAACCTTGGGGTTGCTATTGACGCCATCggcgctgccgccgccaaacacCACTTTATGGGGGTCACCAAGCAGGGCTTAGCTGCTATAACTCGTACCAAGGGTAATGAGCACGGTTTCGTCATCCTCCGCGGCGGAAGCAGAGGCCCCAACTTTGACAAGGAAAACGTTCAAGCCGCCAAGAAGTCTTTGTCAGACAAGAGCCAAAAACTTGCCATCATGATTGATTGCTCCCATG GCAACTCCCAGAAGAACCACAACAACCAGCCCAAGGTGGCAAAGGTCGTTGCAGATCAACTCAGGGAGGGCGAGAAGGCCATTATTGGTGTCATGATTGAATCTAACATCAATGAAGGCAACCAGAAGGTTCCTCCCGAGGGCCCGTCTGGACTGAAGAAAGGTGTCAGCATTACTGATGCTTGCATCAACTGGGAAGACACCATTACTGTGCTCGAGGACCTTGCCGCGGCCGTTCGGACCAGGCGTGAAATCAACGGCCGATCTACCAACGGACATGCAAAGGTTAGCTTGGTCGAAGAAGCCTAA
- the XPT1 gene encoding Xanthine phosphoribosyltransferase 1: protein MSDVEKIYVTYNDVHKLCQKSADRLLGEFQPQLMIAIGGGGYIPARILRSFLKRPGSPNIPIQAIGLSLYESLGEDTEVEQIGKKVTRTQWLDLTALGQMENLVGKRILIVDEVDDTRTTLEYAVKELEKDVEAARQRMGGDQPKTEFCIFVLHNKDKPKKGVLPHDMIATRYEAAVTVGDAWINYPWEAIDIDEHDRNAETKSGI from the exons ATGAGTGACGTCGAGAAGATCTACGTTACCTACAACGAT GTCCACAAGCTGTGCCAGAAGTCGGCCGACCGTCTTCTGGGCGAGTTCCAGCCCCAGCTCATGATtgccatcggcggcggcggctacaTTCCCGCCCGGATCCTGCGATCTTTCCTCAAGAGGCCCGGGTCTCCCAACATCCCCATCCAGGCCATTGGCCTGTCCCTATACGAGTCCCTCGGCGAGGATACCGAGGTTGAGCAGATCGGCAAAAAGGTCACCCGTACCCAGTGGCTCGACCTCACTGCCCTGGGCCAGATGGAGAACCTGGTCGGCAAGCGCATCCTCATTGTCGACGAGGTCGACGACACCCGAACGACCCTGGAATacgccgtcaaggagctCGAGAAGGATGTCGAGGCGGCTCGTCAGCGCATGGGTGGTGACCAGCCCAAGACGGAGTTTTGCATCTTTGTTCTCCAC aacaaggacaagcccaagaagggCGTTTTGCCCCACGACATGATTGCCACGCGGTACGAGGCTGCCGTCACCGTTGGCGATGCCTGGATCAACTATCCCTGGGAGGCGATCGATATTGATGAGCACGACAGGAATGCCGAGACCAAGAGCGGGATTTAA